A single region of the Actinoplanes sp. SE50/110 genome encodes:
- a CDS encoding LacI family DNA-binding transcriptional regulator, whose amino-acid sequence MPPPLKRATVHDIAAAAGVSRGTVSRVLNGGYVSAEARAAIEAAITEVGYVPNTAARALKMRRSEAVAFVALEPHSLFLDDPNIGALMLGANAALSLADHQMVSLVVESTRDMERVAKYLSGGFVDGAIVVSARAHDPIIQVLGDLRLPAAFVGHPPDLDHSTPYVGIDNQGSAREITTRLLATGRRRIGMIAAAVDRDSGMDRLTGFRTALGPAFNPDLVAEVPHYDYGSGVKGMRLLLERDPTIDGVFAASDAIAAGALETLREAGRTVPTDVGIVGFDDSTWAVRTQPQLSTVHQPAKELGAAAAHLILRQLRGEEINVPAQLLPTPIIWRDSA is encoded by the coding sequence ATGCCGCCGCCCTTGAAACGCGCCACGGTGCACGACATCGCGGCCGCCGCGGGCGTGTCCCGGGGCACTGTCAGCCGCGTTCTGAACGGCGGTTATGTCTCCGCCGAGGCCCGCGCGGCGATCGAGGCGGCGATCACCGAGGTCGGTTATGTGCCGAACACCGCGGCCCGCGCGCTGAAGATGCGCCGTTCCGAAGCGGTCGCGTTCGTCGCGCTGGAGCCGCACTCACTGTTCCTCGACGACCCGAACATCGGCGCGCTGATGCTGGGCGCGAACGCCGCCCTGTCCCTGGCCGACCACCAGATGGTCAGCCTGGTCGTCGAGTCCACCCGCGACATGGAGCGGGTCGCGAAATACCTGAGCGGCGGCTTCGTCGACGGCGCGATCGTCGTCTCGGCCCGCGCCCACGACCCGATCATCCAGGTCCTGGGCGACCTGCGCCTGCCCGCCGCGTTCGTCGGCCACCCGCCCGATCTCGACCACAGCACGCCCTACGTCGGAATAGACAATCAAGGCTCGGCCCGCGAGATCACCACCCGGCTGCTGGCCACCGGCCGCCGCCGGATCGGCATGATCGCCGCCGCCGTCGACCGCGACTCCGGCATGGACCGCCTGACCGGTTTCCGCACCGCGCTCGGCCCCGCGTTCAACCCGGACCTGGTCGCCGAGGTCCCGCACTACGATTACGGTTCCGGCGTCAAGGGAATGCGTCTGCTGCTGGAGCGCGACCCCACCATCGACGGCGTCTTCGCCGCCTCGGACGCGATCGCCGCCGGCGCCCTGGAAACCCTGCGCGAGGCCGGCCGCACCGTCCCCACGGATGTCGGCATCGTCGGCTTCGACGACAGCACATGGGCGGTCCGCACCCAGCCCCAGCTCTCCACGGTCCACCAGCCCGCCAAGGAGCTCGGCGCCGCTGCCGCCCACCTCATCCTCCGCCAGCTGCGAGGCGAGGAGATCAACGTCCCCGCCCAGCTACTCCCCACCCCCATCATCTGGCGCGACTCCGCCTGA
- a CDS encoding response regulator transcription factor, giving the protein MRIVIAEDLLLLREGMVRLLTETGHEVVAAVGDAIGLLAAVDEHRPDLSVIDVRLPPGFRDEGLRAALRIRAADPGARVLIVSQYVERAYAAELLADGRGGVGYLLKDRVTALDDFLDAVERVAGGGTAMDPEVVRQLFARGGGNHGIDGLTAREREVLALMAQGLSNAAICETLVLAPVSVEKHITNIFGKLDLPPAADAHRRVRAVLTYFNAAT; this is encoded by the coding sequence GTGCGCATCGTGATCGCTGAGGATCTGCTGCTTCTGCGCGAAGGCATGGTTCGGCTGCTGACCGAGACCGGGCATGAGGTGGTCGCGGCGGTCGGGGATGCGATCGGGCTGCTGGCGGCCGTCGACGAGCATCGGCCGGACCTGTCCGTGATCGACGTGCGGCTGCCACCCGGATTCCGGGACGAAGGGCTACGGGCGGCATTGCGGATCCGGGCCGCGGATCCGGGCGCACGGGTGTTGATCGTTTCGCAGTATGTCGAGCGGGCCTACGCCGCTGAGCTGCTCGCCGACGGACGTGGCGGGGTGGGATACCTGCTGAAGGACCGGGTGACGGCGCTCGACGACTTCCTCGACGCGGTCGAACGGGTGGCCGGGGGTGGCACGGCGATGGACCCGGAGGTGGTGCGGCAGCTGTTCGCACGCGGCGGCGGCAACCATGGCATCGACGGGCTGACCGCCCGGGAACGCGAGGTGCTCGCCCTGATGGCTCAGGGCCTGTCGAACGCGGCGATCTGCGAGACGCTGGTGCTGGCCCCGGTCTCGGTGGAGAAACACATCACCAACATCTTCGGCAAACTCGACCTGCCGCCGGCGGCTGACGCTCATCGCCGGGTCCGCGCGGTGCTCACCTACTTCAATGCCGCCACCTGA
- a CDS encoding sensor histidine kinase: MIKRTGRALGYLITGPVAGLAGFVWSTVAGLLVTVLAVTQLRDPAFLGAAWVTRHLARAERRRAGWVLGARIPDPYLAGTPVVAQPATWRDLAWLVLLLPIGVATGVAGVVTAAVDAAAILAPAVFWAVPNPHAPFPMRPLLTTVPGRIGLTVLGLALLPVAARLVRALAAGPARLAAVLLGPGEHGRLVARAERLAETRRRVVDAQAAELRRIERDLHDGAQARIVAAGMTLALAARKLRAAAPPASGRPDGGGDPRTDVELARRQLDDALAELRRLVRGIHPPILTDRGLHAALAALAGDSPFPVALHGDAAARYPAAVESAAYFVVAEGLTNAAKHAGAASGEIDLGRVGGVLRVTVTDDGRGGADPAGAGLVGLRRRVEALDGTLTVTSPPGGPTRLVAELPWSS, encoded by the coding sequence ATGATCAAGCGAACCGGGCGGGCGCTGGGCTACCTGATCACCGGACCGGTCGCGGGACTCGCCGGATTCGTCTGGAGCACGGTCGCCGGACTGCTGGTGACCGTGCTGGCGGTCACCCAGCTGCGGGACCCGGCATTCCTGGGCGCCGCCTGGGTGACCCGGCACCTCGCCCGGGCCGAACGACGGCGGGCCGGCTGGGTGCTGGGGGCCCGGATCCCCGACCCGTACCTGGCGGGCACGCCCGTGGTCGCCCAGCCGGCCACCTGGCGTGACCTCGCCTGGCTGGTGCTGCTCCTGCCGATCGGCGTGGCCACCGGGGTGGCCGGGGTGGTCACGGCGGCCGTCGACGCCGCCGCGATCCTGGCACCGGCGGTGTTCTGGGCGGTGCCGAATCCGCACGCGCCGTTCCCGATGCGGCCACTGCTCACCACGGTGCCGGGGCGGATCGGGCTGACCGTGCTCGGGCTGGCGCTGCTGCCCGTCGCGGCCCGGCTCGTCCGGGCCCTCGCGGCCGGGCCGGCCCGGCTGGCGGCGGTGCTGCTCGGACCGGGCGAACACGGGCGGCTGGTGGCCCGCGCCGAACGGCTCGCCGAAACCCGGCGCCGGGTGGTGGACGCGCAAGCCGCCGAACTTCGGCGGATCGAACGGGACCTGCACGACGGGGCCCAGGCGCGGATCGTGGCCGCCGGGATGACACTCGCCCTGGCCGCCCGCAAACTCCGCGCCGCCGCGCCCCCGGCGTCGGGCCGGCCCGACGGTGGCGGCGACCCCCGGACCGACGTCGAGCTGGCGCGGCGGCAGCTCGACGATGCCCTGGCCGAGCTGCGACGGCTGGTCCGGGGCATCCACCCACCGATCCTCACCGACCGGGGATTGCACGCCGCGCTGGCCGCACTGGCCGGGGACAGCCCGTTCCCGGTCGCACTGCACGGGGACGCGGCCGCGCGCTATCCGGCCGCGGTGGAATCGGCGGCCTACTTCGTGGTGGCCGAAGGGCTCACCAACGCGGCCAAACACGCCGGGGCGGCCAGCGGGGAGATCGACCTGGGCAGAGTGGGTGGGGTGCTCCGGGTGACGGTGACCGACGACGGTCGCGGTGGGGCCGACCCGGCCGGAGCGGGGTTGGTGGGGCTGCGCCGCCGGGTCGAGGCGCTCGATGGCACGCTGACGGTTACCAGTCCGCCTGGTGGCCCGACCAGGTTGGTCGCGGAGTTGCCGTGGTCCTCGTGA
- a CDS encoding ABC transporter permease: MIRLVLGSLRQHRGAYAGTLLAALLAVALLGGGGLLLFSVLTAKPPADRFAAVPVVVAGAREVSLETVTTKAKKEGKTKVKHKVKTERLTGAAPLPADLAGRVAAVPGVAAVVADAAFPLRAADLPGTPIGHGWSSAGLTPYALRAGRAPAAGQVVLDAGLAAAGRVPVGAELRITTRTGTRTLLVSGIAAPPGRDALPAQGAVFVADSEVAAISGLTGPTAIGVRPAAGLDPSVLRDRITAAVGVPATSGTSPAPASSTAAVPAWALPAAASSTAAVPVGALPAAASSTAAVPSGVLPASAPASGASGGAGAIVVLTGDDRVRADLPGALPDYIAPISIFGFVIGITAFAAIFVLTGTVTLSVRQRLRELALLRTAGATPGQLRRMLGREAIVLALIAGLPGAPLGVVLAHLVAARFRALGAVPAPFVVRVSVPVLLLAILAGTLVTYVAARLAGRRAVRIAPTQALTETATAPTGGRAVRVLAAVVTTAGAVAVLSFVPLDGPFGMGMSFISSALLLCAVAALGPILVRPLTALLGRVSGLAGRVSGLAGLISRAEYRRVAAVAVPLVLMFALNATMLLNGRLQDRLAGVQQRERLAGATAQVAVPGGLALPDAERIAARPGVTGAALLLPTRVILAQGGKPEDYAAQGLMTTGADPAIDLGIRAGAPGDGLGASAAVARQYGWRIGEPVDLWLADGYRVTLPLAMTYARNRGFGDLVLPAALIAAHDPKGLVSVISLRGAPGVARGLPTISAATAGGDHADQQGAWELMVVISVGFTAIAVVNTFAIATAGRRGEFAALRLTGATAGQLHRLAAGEAVVTVLTGLLLGATVSGIVVGAFSLAQDGALRVIVDPVTYAGMAAGVAALGLAAGVLPARLLLRRRAPAI, encoded by the coding sequence ATGATCCGGCTGGTGCTGGGGTCGCTGCGGCAGCACCGCGGGGCCTACGCGGGCACGCTCCTCGCCGCGCTGCTGGCCGTCGCGCTGCTCGGCGGCGGCGGGCTGCTGCTCTTCTCGGTGCTGACCGCGAAGCCGCCGGCCGACCGGTTCGCCGCGGTGCCGGTGGTGGTCGCCGGCGCCCGGGAGGTGAGCCTGGAGACGGTCACCACCAAGGCGAAGAAGGAGGGCAAGACCAAGGTCAAGCACAAGGTCAAGACCGAGCGGCTGACCGGCGCCGCGCCACTGCCGGCCGACCTGGCCGGGCGGGTCGCGGCGGTGCCCGGGGTGGCGGCGGTCGTCGCCGACGCGGCCTTCCCGCTGCGCGCCGCCGACCTGCCCGGCACGCCGATCGGGCACGGCTGGTCGTCGGCCGGGCTGACCCCCTACGCGCTGCGGGCCGGGCGGGCTCCGGCGGCCGGGCAGGTGGTGCTCGACGCCGGGCTGGCCGCCGCGGGCCGGGTGCCGGTCGGCGCCGAGCTGCGGATCACCACCCGCACCGGGACCCGGACGCTGCTGGTCAGCGGCATCGCGGCGCCGCCGGGGCGGGACGCGCTGCCCGCACAGGGCGCGGTGTTCGTGGCCGACAGCGAGGTCGCGGCGATCTCCGGGCTGACCGGGCCCACCGCGATCGGCGTCCGCCCGGCGGCCGGTCTGGACCCGTCGGTGCTCCGCGACCGGATCACCGCGGCGGTCGGTGTTCCCGCGACCTCCGGCACCTCCCCGGCGCCCGCCTCCTCCACCGCCGCTGTCCCGGCGTGGGCCTTGCCGGCCGCGGCTTCCTCCACCGCGGCTGTCCCGGTCGGGGCCTTGCCGGCCGCGGCGTCCTCCACCGCGGCTGTTCCGTCCGGAGTCCTGCCGGCCTCGGCTCCGGCCTCGGGGGCGTCCGGTGGGGCCGGTGCGATCGTGGTGTTGACCGGTGACGACCGGGTCCGGGCTGATCTGCCCGGGGCGTTGCCCGACTACATCGCGCCGATCTCGATCTTCGGGTTCGTCATCGGCATCACCGCTTTCGCCGCGATCTTCGTGCTCACCGGCACGGTCACGCTGAGCGTCCGGCAGCGGCTGCGCGAGCTCGCCCTGCTGCGCACCGCCGGCGCCACGCCCGGTCAGCTCCGCCGGATGCTCGGCCGGGAGGCGATCGTGCTCGCCCTGATCGCCGGGCTGCCCGGCGCGCCGCTCGGCGTGGTCCTCGCCCACCTGGTGGCGGCCCGGTTCCGGGCTCTCGGCGCGGTGCCCGCCCCGTTCGTCGTCCGGGTCAGTGTCCCGGTCCTGCTGCTCGCAATCCTCGCCGGGACGCTGGTCACCTACGTCGCGGCCCGCCTCGCCGGGCGCCGCGCGGTGCGGATCGCACCGACCCAGGCGCTGACCGAGACCGCGACCGCACCCACCGGCGGCCGGGCCGTGCGGGTCCTCGCCGCTGTCGTCACCACGGCCGGCGCCGTCGCGGTGCTGAGCTTCGTCCCCCTCGACGGCCCGTTCGGGATGGGCATGAGCTTCATCTCCAGCGCGCTGCTGCTCTGCGCCGTCGCCGCCCTCGGCCCGATCCTCGTCCGGCCGCTGACCGCCCTGCTCGGCCGGGTGTCCGGGTTGGCCGGCCGGGTGTCCGGCTTGGCCGGCCTGATCAGCCGCGCCGAGTACCGGCGCGTCGCCGCGGTCGCCGTCCCGCTCGTGCTGATGTTCGCGCTCAACGCGACCATGCTGCTCAACGGCAGACTGCAGGACCGGCTCGCCGGCGTGCAGCAACGGGAACGCCTGGCCGGCGCGACCGCCCAGGTCGCGGTGCCGGGCGGGTTGGCCCTGCCCGACGCCGAGCGGATCGCCGCCCGGCCCGGCGTGACCGGTGCGGCGCTGCTACTGCCCACCCGGGTGATCCTCGCCCAGGGTGGGAAGCCGGAGGACTACGCGGCGCAGGGACTGATGACCACCGGCGCCGACCCGGCGATCGACCTGGGCATCCGGGCGGGGGCGCCGGGGGACGGTCTGGGGGCGAGTGCGGCGGTGGCCCGACAGTACGGCTGGCGGATCGGGGAACCGGTCGACCTGTGGCTCGCCGACGGGTATCGGGTGACACTGCCGCTGGCTATGACGTACGCCCGCAATCGTGGTTTTGGAGATCTTGTCCTGCCCGCCGCGCTGATCGCGGCCCACGACCCGAAGGGCCTGGTCAGCGTGATCAGTCTGCGCGGAGCGCCGGGTGTCGCGCGGGGCCTGCCGACGATCTCCGCGGCGACCGCCGGCGGTGACCACGCCGATCAGCAGGGCGCGTGGGAGTTGATGGTGGTGATTTCGGTGGGCTTCACCGCGATCGCCGTGGTCAACACGTTCGCGATCGCCACCGCCGGGCGGCGCGGTGAATTCGCCGCGCTGCGGCTGACCGGGGCCACCGCGGGCCAGTTGCATCGGCTGGCGGCCGGCGAAGCGGTCGTCACCGTGCTGACCGGGCTGCTGCTCGGAGCTACCGTGAGCGGCATCGTGGTGGGCGCGTTCAGCCTCGCCCAGGACGGTGCGCTCCGGGTGATCGTGGACCCGGTGACGTACGCCGGGATGGCCGCCGGGGTCGCCGCGCTCGGCCTCGCCGCCGGCGTCCTCCCGGCCCGTCTGCTGCTGCGCCGGCGTGCACCGGCCATTTAG
- a CDS encoding ABC transporter ATP-binding protein, which produces MRNTPVVELIDVTRSYLGVRALAGVSATFTSGTFTAVMGPSGSGKSTLLHCAAGLDRPGTGRVLLGGQDIGDLREPKLTEARRRVAGFVFQSYNLLDSLTVWHNVLLPQRLAGVRADHGWAREVLRRVGLGGREQARPAQLSGGQRQRVALARALAARPQVIFADEPTGALDLAAGRDVLGLLREAVDDLGTTIVMVTHDPAAAAHADRVVFLADGVIVGAMDAPSADRVAARMTEVSAAEGVAR; this is translated from the coding sequence ATGCGGAACACACCCGTCGTCGAGCTGATCGACGTCACCAGGAGCTACCTCGGCGTGCGCGCCCTGGCCGGCGTCTCGGCCACCTTCACCAGCGGCACCTTCACCGCGGTGATGGGCCCGTCCGGCTCCGGCAAGTCGACCCTCCTGCACTGCGCCGCCGGGCTCGACCGGCCCGGCACCGGGCGGGTGCTGCTCGGTGGACAGGACATCGGCGACCTGCGCGAGCCGAAACTCACCGAGGCGCGCCGCCGGGTCGCCGGGTTCGTCTTCCAGTCCTACAACCTGCTCGACTCGCTGACGGTCTGGCACAACGTGCTGCTGCCGCAGCGTCTGGCCGGCGTCCGCGCCGACCACGGCTGGGCCCGCGAGGTGCTGCGCCGGGTCGGGCTCGGCGGTCGCGAGCAGGCTCGGCCGGCCCAGCTCTCCGGGGGGCAGCGGCAGCGGGTGGCGCTGGCCCGGGCCCTCGCCGCCCGGCCGCAGGTGATCTTCGCCGACGAGCCGACCGGCGCACTCGACCTGGCCGCCGGGCGCGACGTGCTGGGTCTGCTGCGCGAGGCGGTCGACGACCTCGGCACGACGATCGTGATGGTCACCCACGACCCGGCCGCGGCCGCACACGCCGACCGGGTGGTCTTCCTGGCCGACGGCGTGATCGTGGGCGCGATGGACGCGCCCTCCGCGGACCGGGTCGCGGCCCGGATGACCGAGGTCAGCGCCGCCGAGGGGGTGGCCCGATGA
- a CDS encoding SGNH/GDSL hydrolase family protein, translating to MSRATVLACLVSSSVLALTIAAASPAQAAGVDYVALGDSYSSGVGAPGQSGSCLRSNYSYAAQWAAKHSPASFQFLACSGAVTDDVLNTQVPAMTSGADLVSITIGGNDAGFAPTVLTCLTSSDATCAAKVAAGKTYVANTLPGKLDATYQAIRAKAPGAKVVVLSYPNIFDTSSALCEMDATKRKALNSGAQALDDMIKARATAAGFTFADVRGNFTGHGVCASRPYLNGLTIIPPQNSYHPNTNGYTYGYLPALTNAA from the coding sequence ATGAGTAGGGCTACCGTCCTCGCCTGTCTCGTCTCCTCGTCCGTCCTCGCGCTCACGATCGCCGCCGCCTCCCCCGCCCAAGCGGCCGGCGTCGACTACGTCGCCCTCGGCGACTCCTACTCGTCCGGGGTCGGCGCGCCCGGACAATCCGGCAGCTGCCTGCGCAGCAACTACAGCTACGCCGCACAGTGGGCGGCGAAGCACAGCCCGGCCTCGTTCCAGTTCCTGGCCTGCAGCGGTGCGGTCACCGACGACGTGCTGAACACCCAGGTCCCGGCCATGACCAGCGGCGCCGACCTGGTCAGCATCACCATCGGCGGCAACGACGCCGGCTTCGCGCCGACCGTGCTGACCTGCCTGACCAGCAGCGACGCCACCTGCGCCGCGAAGGTCGCGGCCGGCAAGACGTACGTCGCGAACACGCTGCCCGGCAAGCTCGACGCGACCTATCAGGCGATCCGTGCGAAGGCCCCGGGCGCGAAGGTGGTCGTGCTGTCCTACCCGAACATCTTCGACACCTCGTCGGCGCTCTGCGAGATGGACGCCACCAAGCGCAAGGCGCTGAACAGCGGGGCGCAGGCCCTGGACGACATGATCAAGGCGCGGGCGACCGCCGCGGGCTTCACCTTCGCCGACGTCCGCGGCAACTTCACCGGCCACGGGGTGTGCGCGTCTAGGCCGTACCTCAACGGCCTGACCATCATCCCGCCGCAGAACTCCTACCACCCCAACACCAACGGCTACACGTACGGCTATCTCCCGGCTCTGACGAACGCCGCCTGA
- a CDS encoding PLD nuclease N-terminal domain-containing protein yields the protein MARVNTLLFLLAVALVVVALIDCLLTAPARLRHFPRAAWLVLILCCPVAGAIAWFRAGRRQNAGQGEGLAGHESAGRGEKPIGPEDDPEFIRLLAAAIREG from the coding sequence ATGGCCCGAGTGAACACGCTGCTCTTCCTGCTCGCCGTCGCGCTCGTCGTGGTGGCGCTGATCGACTGCCTGCTCACCGCCCCCGCCCGGCTCCGGCACTTCCCGCGCGCCGCCTGGCTCGTGCTGATCCTCTGCTGCCCGGTCGCCGGCGCCATCGCCTGGTTCCGCGCCGGCCGCCGTCAGAACGCCGGCCAGGGCGAAGGCCTCGCCGGCCACGAAAGCGCCGGCCGCGGCGAAAAGCCGATCGGCCCGGAGGACGACCCGGAATTCATCCGGCTACTGGCCGCCGCAATCCGGGAAGGCTGA
- a CDS encoding serine/threonine-protein kinase, giving the protein MQDSTDSEPLAGRSVGNSYRLVKPIGQGATGTVWEGEDSTTGEPVAVKLLHESLLRQPRLVTRFVQERTILLMLRHRNVVRVRDLFSVGETLGLVMDLVAGGSLRDHLHRERTLAPAEAVRLAAQVADALAEAHDLGIIHRDLKPDNILVLERNGRLETRLTDFGIARILNVPSMTTPNAVVGTPHYMAPEAFHGVTPSPATDVYALGVLLYELVSGQPPYLSDSVPELMRMHAEGRPKRRPGIPDDLWRLIRGCLSAKPRQRPAAAALVRELRELNRKLAGIAPLPPPAPPSLPPADPDDRAVDPPELRDGIRLPRAVAQARRPRNAAPGHRWVRSSAAVAVLAGVLLAAGVAGSIWRHGGTPASPSALPSHPAPAASVQVVPRRKVVSSTKPAKPSRVRTKRAVQPRPPQPEDEVRGPWECAPGLMIDLATRSPLAPKPCQSIGRTVQFQASLTAPAGGRAHIEVTLRDADTGRTVAGPTTCDGLTFTGGQMTRACGPAGATPRRGRNYTVVMAFRYERDGHTATSTARGRVFTW; this is encoded by the coding sequence ATGCAGGATTCGACCGACAGCGAGCCACTGGCCGGACGGAGTGTCGGCAATTCGTACCGGCTCGTCAAGCCGATCGGGCAGGGCGCCACCGGAACGGTGTGGGAGGGCGAGGACAGCACCACCGGGGAACCGGTCGCCGTCAAACTCCTGCACGAGAGCCTGCTCCGGCAGCCCCGGCTGGTCACCCGCTTCGTCCAGGAACGCACCATCCTGCTCATGCTCCGACACCGCAACGTGGTCCGGGTCCGCGACCTGTTCAGCGTCGGCGAGACCCTCGGCCTGGTGATGGACCTGGTGGCCGGCGGCAGCCTGCGCGACCACCTGCACCGCGAACGCACCCTGGCGCCGGCCGAGGCGGTGCGGCTCGCCGCGCAGGTCGCCGACGCCCTCGCCGAGGCGCACGACCTCGGGATCATCCACCGCGACCTCAAACCGGACAACATCCTGGTGCTCGAACGCAACGGCCGGCTGGAGACCCGGCTGACCGACTTCGGCATCGCCCGGATCCTCAACGTGCCGAGCATGACCACCCCGAACGCGGTCGTCGGGACCCCGCACTACATGGCGCCGGAGGCGTTCCACGGGGTCACCCCCAGCCCGGCCACCGACGTCTACGCGCTCGGCGTGCTCCTCTACGAGCTGGTCTCCGGGCAGCCGCCGTACCTCAGCGACTCCGTCCCGGAACTGATGCGCATGCATGCCGAGGGTCGTCCGAAACGTCGCCCCGGCATCCCCGACGACCTGTGGAGACTCATCCGCGGATGCCTCTCGGCGAAGCCCCGGCAGCGTCCGGCGGCCGCCGCTCTCGTGCGTGAGCTGCGCGAACTCAACCGCAAACTGGCCGGAATCGCGCCGCTGCCGCCGCCCGCGCCGCCCAGCCTGCCGCCCGCCGACCCGGACGACCGGGCGGTCGACCCGCCGGAACTGCGCGACGGCATCCGGCTGCCGCGCGCCGTCGCGCAGGCCCGCCGCCCGCGCAACGCCGCACCGGGCCATCGATGGGTGCGGTCCAGCGCGGCGGTCGCGGTCCTCGCCGGGGTGCTGCTCGCCGCCGGCGTCGCCGGCTCGATCTGGCGGCACGGCGGCACCCCGGCCTCGCCGTCGGCGCTGCCCAGCCACCCCGCGCCGGCCGCCTCGGTCCAGGTCGTCCCGCGCCGAAAGGTCGTTTCCTCCACGAAACCTGCGAAACCTTCCCGCGTACGTACGAAACGGGCCGTCCAGCCGCGCCCACCCCAGCCGGAGGACGAGGTGCGGGGCCCGTGGGAGTGCGCGCCCGGCCTCATGATCGACCTGGCCACCCGCAGTCCGCTCGCCCCGAAGCCGTGCCAGTCGATCGGCCGGACCGTGCAGTTCCAGGCGTCCCTCACCGCGCCGGCCGGCGGCCGCGCGCACATCGAGGTGACGTTGCGCGACGCGGACACCGGTCGTACCGTGGCCGGCCCCACCACCTGTGACGGGCTCACCTTCACCGGCGGTCAGATGACCCGGGCCTGCGGACCGGCCGGCGCCACACCGCGCCGCGGCCGCAACTACACCGTGGTGATGGCCTTCCGGTACGAGCGGGACGGCCACACCGCGACCAGCACCGCCCGGGGCCGGGTCTTCACCTGGTGA